The Amyelois transitella isolate CPQ chromosome 7, ilAmyTran1.1, whole genome shotgun sequence genomic sequence AACCACTACGACAATTTCTTTctataaattcttaaaatgttATGATTGGAATGAGAGCTGTAAAATTCATATTTCTATGTCGCTCCTACCTACATCATAATAGTCATATGTCTGTCTTGCTGTCATTCCAATCAAGTTTTGTTTTGAGAGggtagttttatttgtttatttattttctttgacaACAACGTTGCCAATGCTGATGATATTTGTGTTCCAGCGAGGAGGAGTCGTCGGGCCCGCGCTCGTGCCCCGGCCTGCTGGGCTGGCGGCGGCCGCACCGGTACCGCTCCGAGGGCAGTCCGCGCAACGCCATACACGATCCACGTCAGTTCTCACTCGCATTTCATTAGTAGTCACAACTTCAAGGCGATGATCTCTAGTAACGTGCCCGTCCTCTGTTACAGTACAGCACCGGCGCTCGCTGTCGGAGCTGGAGTGGGTGtcggcgggcgcgggcgcgggcgtGGCGGCGCCGCACCGCTCCGCGTCCGCGCTGGGCGGCGCCGGCGCCGCGCGCCCCGCGCCGCCGCGCCTGGCGCGCCTGCACCGCCTGGCGCACATCATGCTGCTGCGGGACGCGCACGCCGCGCCGCAccccgcgcgccgcccgcTGCACAGCTTCCGCGGCGTCAAGAAGATCCTCCCGCCGCACTCCCGCGCCGGCGCCTTCTCCTCCTGCGTGGAGCTGCCCTCGCCGCTCGTCCGCCTCGGCGACCCCTACCTCTCGGACGACGAGCCGCGCTGCGCCTCGCTGCCCTCCTCGCCGGGCCTCAGCCGCCGCAACAGCGTGGAGCGCGCCGaccccgcgccgcccgcgccgcgccccGGCAACGAGCTCCGCCGCCGCGGCTCCTGCGAGAGCGGCATCTTCTCCGTCGCCAACGAGGACTTCTGCCCGCGCCACCCCGCCGACTGCTGCTACGGCGCCATGTGCCCGTGCTCGCTGATGGGCTGCCACCGCTGCTGGTGGTGGCAGCGCGACGCCGCCTCCGACCGCTCGCTCGACGACGAGTTCGACGAGTCCAGCCGCGACACCGACGCCGACTCCGAGTGCGGCCGCGAGCGCGTGCGCATGTGCTCCGACTGCCTGCTCATCTACGACCGCATGTTCAACGCGCGGCCGGCGCGCCCGCGCCCCGCCGCGGCCGGCGCGGACGACTCGGCGGGCGGCACGCCGCTGGGCTCGCTGCGCGGCGCGGACGAGGCGGACGAGTCCCCGGGGCGCGCCTCGCCCTTCCTGTGCGGCCGCCTCGATGCCGCGCGCCCCGACTCGGACCCCGCCACGCCCGAGCCCGGGGAGCGCGTCAAGGAGTACCACGTGCTGACGCGCTGCTGCTGCGCCGGCCGCGCCAAGTGCCCCGGCGGCTGCGTCTCGCACGCGCCGCTCGACGAAGCCGAGCTAGGTTACGCGTTGCGCGGCCCGCTGGCGCCGCCGTTGTTGAGCGGCAAGAGGACGTCATCGGTATACACGGACAGCTCGGAGGATGTGGCGTCTCTGGCCGGCTCCGACAGCTTGTACTGCGACGACAGAATCCCGAGGCACGTCCGCTCGGCGCAGATCTCCAAGATAGTCGAATACTTCGAGAGGAAGGGCGCCGATTTCAAATGCGAAAGATCATTAAAGGGCCACTCGAGGTTTAAAATGAGCGGGAGCAAAATGGAGATGTTGCAATTCGGGAAGGGAAAAGAAGGGGAGCGGGCGGAGAAGGAATACTTTGTCGACGTGAAGCATCGCGGAGGAGTCGGGGCCAGCCGGTTGTGCGAGCTGGTGGACGACGGTTGCGGCAGAAAGTGCTTGGCGCAGCAGCGGCTGATGATCTGCGAGGGCGCCGTTAAGTCTAAACTACCACTTTTCGACAAGAAATCATAGCGAACGGGGGCCGGCCGTTCCCCCGGGGATGGCTGTGTGAACCAatcataatttcattttaaaagaaatgttcTGTTCGTGCTCttcgatttttaaattcacGACAGACTGATCCTCAGCTCTCTGGAGCggatgtgcaataaagtgttttAAGGCGGCATGTGTCAAAAGATTCGTGACTTCCATAGTGTTACagaaatatagatatttttacctatataaatgCAAAGCAATAATCATATTTAAGACTCTTAAgttcgatatttttatttcgttaataCAAATTTGTACTCGAGTTCATCGAAAGAAGAAAAGTGACTAGGTGATCATTGTCAGATTACGCATACAATGTGTATCCAAATTTAAAtggattttaatatcattattccccaatttttactttaaaacacATGTGTCCTATAACTTTTAATTGCATTGCAGTGTTAAAACTGCTTTGAATATAGGAACATGTGATTTCCATTTTGCCCGTCCCTTTATCAATCATTCGTACGCGAATGGGAAATAATTTGATAAGAGGACAcaccaaaaatatatgacGGAATGTcacagaaatattaaaaaatatttttaatcgatcCCTTTTTGTCATATTAGTCATTAAAATCAAACATATTTAAGAATCACCAATAGATGTTATATTTACCACTAGTATTGTAAATTGATCCGTATTTACAATCAATATAAGGCTCGTGTCAGTAgaacacattaaaattttgacgACAATATTATATCAAGTTAAACTTACTACAAACTGCTATTTGAAATTACACTCCAAATTCAttgattttgatataaaaattaaatttaatacgaAACATTAAAATGTAGCGACTCTaatccattttatttataactacataGTCAAAGCGCCAAAActttgaaatttggaatgagatatttaaatagcattatgtagtttaatttttcgACTGAAGAAACggcattttattgttttgagaATGCGTCTATGCTATGCCAGTTAGCTAGTCAAAAAAAACACCGTCTATCGGTCTTTGTCGTTTGAGAAAGTTAAATTTTCACCccgttaagaaaaaaaaacatactatTGTCAGCAACACTTGGGTTAGCCTGGCAACACCGACGATCGCCTTTGCCTTTACCAATAGGTCGCCATTTTGCAGAGACAGGTTTGGCACAATTGAATAACGAAAACATTTTAGTATGGTATATATTcggaattataatattattaactacTTCAATTTATCGTTCAAAGttttttgaaatgatttaaaaGTAGCATATTTTTCTCAGTTAAGTTGGGTCTCTGAGCTATTCGAACCTTGATAAGCGATATGTCTTGTTCTACCTCTTTGTTTAGTTTAAGAGTCGGAGAGGGAGGTAGATAAGACAATATGCATCTTTAAAGTTAGTGAATTAGccccttattttgtttttttttttttatatcgaaCTTGTTCAAATCGACAGGGACTAATAGTCGAATAATTATAGTCGTAAAAAGACTAGCTATTAGGAAAGGTTGAAGTTAGTTCTGATTTTTGTAGCGGAAATGAGGAAGAGGTCTTTGAACAAGGCTTGTTAGTCCAGTTATAGTAAAGTAATTTTACGTCATTAATGTAAAAAGAGACGTCCTGTAAATATaatgagattaaaaaaaactataatttatatacagtATTATATTTAGTACTTGCCAGTTGATTTATTTAAGTGTAcataatgtttctttttaaataaatatatgtttcaATAGGTACTAGcgtcataatatttttttgtatttcggTATGAAAATAAGAACTGATGTTAATTATAGCtaattatataagtagtaaGTTATTGTCTAT encodes the following:
- the LOC106130173 gene encoding uncharacterized protein LOC106130173; translation: MQQESLPDETRGRFERRKPTKVLKIAESFTNLDETAKAGRYVRGPHSKSGRRYRDENGGRTKRAMCCDEECDKESSVSEECERLGDRRVTGSSCTALRTAVAALYPFDDFVLEKIGSGFFSEVFKVTHKTSNKVMVLKMNQQRANRPNMLREVQLMNKLKHPNILGFMGVCVHEGQLHALTEYMEGGSLEQVILGRPPEPLPQSLRISLAADVAAGMEYLHSLGVFHRDLTAKNVLLRRHEEETYTAVVADFGLAAKIPHPVNGYRLPSVGSPWWMSPECLRGRWYDHRSDIFSYGIILCQLIARVDADPDVLPRTDNFGLNYMAFVELCDETTVPDFLRLAFNCCIYEPKARPLFPEIVSKLAEVKEGLDEAAWGCHTPNNTHESEEESSGPRSCPGLLGWRRPHRYRSEGSPRNAIHDPLQHRRSLSELEWVSAGAGAGVAAPHRSASALGGAGAARPAPPRLARLHRLAHIMLLRDAHAAPHPARRPLHSFRGVKKILPPHSRAGAFSSCVELPSPLVRLGDPYLSDDEPRCASLPSSPGLSRRNSVERADPAPPAPRPGNELRRRGSCESGIFSVANEDFCPRHPADCCYGAMCPCSLMGCHRCWWWQRDAASDRSLDDEFDESSRDTDADSECGRERVRMCSDCLLIYDRMFNARPARPRPAAAGADDSAGGTPLGSLRGADEADESPGRASPFLCGRLDAARPDSDPATPEPGERVKEYHVLTRCCCAGRAKCPGGCVSHAPLDEAELGYALRGPLAPPLLSGKRTSSVYTDSSEDVASLAGSDSLYCDDRIPRHVRSAQISKIVEYFERKGADFKCERSLKGHSRFKMSGSKMEMLQFGKGKEGERAEKEYFVDVKHRGGVGASRLCELVDDGCGRKCLAQQRLMICEGAVKSKLPLFDKKS